A window from Tenuifilum sp. 4138str encodes these proteins:
- a CDS encoding IMPACT family protein: MVEVADTYKTIDSPAEGIYKEKGSKFLAKAYPVRTEEQVKAIVEQLKEEFYDARHHCYAYILGPKGDKWRANDDGEPSGTAGKPIHGQLLSFNLTNVLVVVIRYFGGTKLGVSGLINAYKTATHDALTNAKIITRTVDAIYSVTFGYTMMNEVMRLAKDLNLQLLEQQFDNTCIIRVRIRRSLEGEFLSRCSKIEGLIADFEFED; encoded by the coding sequence ATGGTTGAAGTAGCTGACACATACAAAACCATCGATTCGCCTGCCGAGGGAATTTACAAGGAAAAAGGCAGTAAGTTCCTCGCTAAAGCATACCCTGTAAGAACCGAGGAGCAAGTAAAAGCAATAGTTGAGCAGCTTAAGGAAGAATTCTATGATGCCCGACATCACTGCTACGCATATATTTTAGGGCCAAAGGGCGACAAATGGAGGGCTAACGACGACGGCGAACCATCGGGTACTGCCGGCAAGCCCATTCACGGGCAATTGCTCAGCTTTAACCTAACCAACGTTTTAGTGGTGGTAATACGTTACTTTGGGGGAACAAAGCTAGGCGTATCGGGCTTGATAAATGCCTATAAAACGGCAACCCACGATGCCTTAACCAATGCAAAAATTATCACCCGAACCGTTGATGCCATTTACAGTGTAACCTTTGGTTACACCATGATGAACGAGGTGATGCGATTAGCCAAGGACTTAAACCTTCAACTACTAGAGCAGCAATTTGATAATACCTGCATTATCAGGGTAAGGATTCGGCGCTCACTGGAAGGCGAGTTCCTATCCAGATGCTCCAAGATTGAAGGACTTATTGCCGATTTTGAATTTGAGGATTGA